Proteins encoded in a region of the Penaeus monodon isolate SGIC_2016 unplaced genomic scaffold, NSTDA_Pmon_1 PmonScaffold_22679, whole genome shotgun sequence genome:
- the LOC119570164 gene encoding neural cell adhesion molecule 1-B-like: IPLHNNCTDSSEYNDCHLVVRKNLCNGTEYFARYCCRSCTLAKQLPTYGPHLRHVAEAPIVANIQKGKTVFPRGAKVTINCDVAGYPAPEVVWMRTNSTITSSDKYQLKVRATPGPLIQKLQADLTIKDFSNNDMGTYTCMAISRVGLTKNSIDLSQE; the protein is encoded by the exons ATATTCCTCTGCACAATAACTGCACTGATTCGAGTGAATACAACGACTGCCACTTAGTTGTGCGGAAAAACTTATGTAATGGGACAGAGTATTTTGCTCGTTACTGCTGCCGGTCGTGCACTCTGGCCAAACAGCTTCCCACTTATGGCCCTCATCTGCGGCATGTGGCTGAAG CGCCCATCGTGGCCAACATACAGAAGGGGAAGACGGTGTTCCCTCGCGGGGCAAAGGTCACGATCAACTGCGACGTGGCAGGGTATCCGGCGCCAGAAGTAGTGTGGATGCGCACCAACTCTACTATTACTAGCTCAGACAAGTACCAGTTAAAAG TGAGAGCAACACCTGGGCCTTTGATCCAGAAACTGCAGGCAGATCTCACCATCAAAGACTTCTCCAACAATGACATGGGCACCTACACCTGTATGGCCATCAGTCGCGTAGGACTCACCAAAAACAGTATTGATCTATCTCAGGAGT